The genomic DNA GGAAAAGTGCGCAAGAATCTGCCATTCTTCAAAAAACTGGCTGATAAAAATTTTACACAAAAAACTTGACAGCACCCAGTTTGTTGTTTTCTGTGCAGGTCCTTGCTATAACAACACCGTTTACCACATTCTCAGGGGCTTTGCCGGCGGCCACGCGCAACATATTCGCTATGGCGCTGTTTAATAGACGGGTAAAAGCTCCGGTAGCGATACCCGCGATATGAGGAGTGAGCAAGAGCTTTTTTCGGACTCCTTCGGAAAGGTTAAGCAAGGGGTGTTCCGGCGGCGGCGGTTCCGGTGATAACGTATCGATTGCGGCGCCACCTATATGGCCACTTTCCAGCATTTCTGCCAAGGCGTTCTGATCGACGACTTCTCCTCGAGAGGTGTTGATTAAAAACGCTCCTGCACGCATGCGACAAAGTTCCTTCCGGCCGATAAATCTTTTGGTTTCAGCGGTTAAAGGAACATGTAGACTGATAACATCACTGGAAGCGAGAAGTTCGTCTATAATTTTATATTTTGTCTGGAATTCCATCTCCAAGTGCTCCGGGGCTCTGTATATATCATAGTAACTCACGGTTGCACCCAGAAGGCCAGCTATCTTTGCTACTTGACGGCCGATCGCTCCAAATCCAACAAGGCCTAATTGCGTATCTCGAACTTCCTTCAGTCCAGATTCAAAAAATTGTTCCCTTATACGGCTGTAATGACCCGCTTTGATTTCTGTGTCGGAAAGGACTACTTGGCGCTGAAGGGCAATGAGCAGGGCAATTGTAAACTCGGCAACTGTCGATGTGTTCTGATCCGGAACATTGGCCACAGGGATCCTTAGTCGGGCGGCTGTTTCCACATCGATCTGATCATATCCAGACCCGGAACTCTGAATCATGCGGATGGAAGGAATCTTCTCTAATACCCGAGCGGTAATCGGAGGGTAAGCAGGCGGCACGAATAAAATATCTGCTCCCTTACAGGCTGTTATTATTTCGTCCTCGGACTGTACACTTTTAAAAACAAATTTTAACTCATTTGGAACGTGGATCCCCAAAACTTGAAAGCGTTTAAGAGGCAAAATACTAACAATTGTTAACATGATTTAACTCTTTATAGGATTATTATATTCGTTTCAACCGAGTGTTTTCAATGATCGTTCAAGTCGAAAGTTCCGTCATCATTCGAACGACGCGCTCCATACCCTCTGTGCAGTCTTGCAGTGAAGTGGAGTAAGAAAAGCGCAAAAATCCTTCGCCTTTACTACCAAAGTCCGACCCCGGCACTACTGCGACGCCCCCTCGATCCAGCAGATAATCAGCCAGCGCGTTCGAATCCATGCCGGGAACGCTGTGCTTGACAAATTCGTAGAATGAACCCATGGGTACAGCCGGACAGGAAAGAGCCGGTGATTGTTCGATTGCGCTCAAAATGATCAGGCGTCTGCGATTGAACTCTTCGA from Desulfobacterales bacterium includes the following:
- a CDS encoding NAD(P)-dependent oxidoreductase, whose translation is MLTIVSILPLKRFQVLGIHVPNELKFVFKSVQSEDEIITACKGADILFVPPAYPPITARVLEKIPSIRMIQSSGSGYDQIDVETAARLRIPVANVPDQNTSTVAEFTIALLIALQRQVVLSDTEIKAGHYSRIREQFFESGLKEVRDTQLGLVGFGAIGRQVAKIAGLLGATVSYYDIYRAPEHLEMEFQTKYKIIDELLASSDVISLHVPLTAETKRFIGRKELCRMRAGAFLINTSRGEVVDQNALAEMLESGHIGGAAIDTLSPEPPPPEHPLLNLSEGVRKKLLLTPHIAGIATGAFTRLLNSAIANMLRVAAGKAPENVVNGVVIARTCTENNKLGAVKFFV